A region of the Microcoleus sp. AS-A8 genome:
TTGGCCTGATTGGACAAATGCTTGAGTATAAATTAGCTGAGGCAGGAGGATTCTATGTGGAGTCTCCAACTCAAACACTCAAGCCTACTCAGCGGTGTGCAACATGTTGGGAGTTAACGCCTAAAACATTAGCTGACACAGTTCATGTTTGCTCTAATCCCAACTGCAACCACACCGAAGATAGAGATGTTAATGCTGCTCAAGTCAATATCACTTGGGCAAGGGGGCAGGAACTGTCCTCTTTAGGCGCAGAGTCGCTTAGCTCTACCGCTTGCGATCGTCAAGCGGCAACTAGGGGCGAAGAAGCGCTACTAAACGACAATCTGCTGCTGGGTCTGGAAACTCCGACCTCAGCGATAGCAGGTCGGAGTAGTTCATTTAAACTCCAATAATCCTCAAATCGTTGTTCATCCATATCTAATACAGGGAAACCAATCCAAAATCTAAAATCCTTGCATCCAAAATCGATTAAGCAGTTACCCTGTAAGCCATCCGCAGAACTTGACAATCACGGGCAAGATTCAGATATTCCAATAAACCCGTCAAATGCCCTTCCCGCAATTGCAACAACGGTTCACCGGGTTTAGGCAACCAGTCCAACCTTGGCATGTCCTTCGTAATCACCGCTACTATTTCCTCCTGCCCCGGACTGCCAGTTAACTTAAAATACTTGTGGCGCGAACTTGCTTGCGGTAAACTCACCCATCCCCCAAGATGCTGCGCTTGGGGCGCAAACCCGGACGGACACAAGCACCACATTTTCCCCGACGTGCCTTTCTCCAACAGCAGCAAATACCCAGCGCTATCCAGATTGACCTCAAGCCGAATCCTACTGTTTAAGCGAAAAGAGAAAGAGTCTTCCTCCGTCATTTCCGCCTCTCCCATCTCCAGAGGTAACGGGGATTTAAGCAAAACTGG
Encoded here:
- a CDS encoding transposase, with the translated sequence MMRKYHVPFWRAAALVRESLTLISGNSLVAGEKLNIKGMTATVKKGKRKAQKAGLNRSILDVGFGLIGQMLEYKLAEAGGFYVESPTQTLKPTQRCATCWELTPKTLADTVHVCSNPNCNHTEDRDVNAAQVNITWARGQELSSLGAESLSSTACDRQAATRGEEALLNDNLLLGLETPTSAIAGRSSSFKLQ
- a CDS encoding DUF4384 domain-containing protein — its product is MERLLLANSDLGTWERLADVLRDNLIAGARNEDADPVKILRDRWDKAICPKLAEVGCPQLSGKGKWKDARKWLRDAKFPEWLKQRHLIPLTCDQLWQQLWETATPTDKVKPVLLKSPLPLEMGEAEMTEEDSFSFRLNSRIRLEVNLDSAGYLLLLEKGTSGKMWCLCPSGFAPQAQHLGGWVSLPQASSRHKYFKLTGSPGQEEIVAVITKDMPRLDWLPKPGEPLLQLREGHLTGLLEYLNLARDCQVLRMAYRVTA